From Amycolatopsis sp. cg9, one genomic window encodes:
- a CDS encoding TIGR03842 family LLM class F420-dependent oxidoreductase has protein sequence MDFGIVLQTDPPARDVVRLMKDAEDAGFRYGWTFDSCVLWQEPFVIYSAILAATSSLVVGPMVTSPGTRDWSVMASTFATLNDMYGNRTVCGIGRGDSAHRVVGKPPSTLATVRDCMQVVKDLAEGRAVTVNDKTVQIPWIRNGRLEMWMAGYGPKALKTVGEHADGFILQCADPAIARWTIGAVRDAARAAGRDPGGITICVAAPAYVGDDLAHQREQLRWFGGMVGNHVADLVARYGSSGAVPRELTDYIREREGYDYSHHGKAGNPSTEFVPDEIVDRFCLLGPASSHVERLQELAELGVDQFSLYLMHDDREATLASYGSQIIPKLTA, from the coding sequence ATGGACTTCGGGATCGTGCTGCAGACCGACCCGCCCGCGCGGGACGTCGTGCGGCTGATGAAGGACGCCGAGGACGCCGGGTTCCGCTACGGCTGGACGTTCGACTCCTGCGTGCTGTGGCAGGAGCCGTTCGTCATCTACTCGGCGATCCTCGCGGCGACGTCGTCGCTGGTCGTCGGGCCGATGGTGACCAGCCCGGGGACGCGGGACTGGTCCGTCATGGCCTCGACGTTCGCCACGCTCAACGACATGTACGGCAACCGGACGGTCTGCGGCATCGGCCGCGGCGACTCCGCGCACCGGGTGGTCGGGAAGCCACCGTCCACTTTGGCCACCGTCCGCGACTGCATGCAGGTCGTGAAGGACCTCGCCGAAGGCCGCGCGGTGACGGTGAACGACAAGACCGTGCAGATCCCGTGGATCCGCAACGGGCGCCTGGAAATGTGGATGGCCGGGTACGGGCCGAAGGCACTGAAGACGGTCGGCGAGCACGCCGACGGCTTCATCCTGCAGTGCGCGGACCCGGCGATCGCGCGCTGGACGATCGGCGCGGTGCGCGACGCCGCCCGGGCCGCCGGCCGCGATCCCGGCGGCATCACGATCTGCGTCGCGGCCCCGGCGTACGTCGGCGACGACCTGGCGCACCAGCGCGAACAGCTGCGCTGGTTCGGCGGGATGGTCGGCAACCACGTCGCGGACCTGGTGGCGCGCTACGGGTCTTCCGGTGCGGTGCCCCGCGAACTGACCGACTACATCCGCGAACGGGAAGGCTACGACTACAGCCACCACGGCAAGGCGGGCAACCCGTCGACGGAGTTCGTCCCGGACGAGATCGTCGACCGCTTCTGCCTGCTGGGGCCGGCCTCCTCGCACGTGGAACGGCTGCAGGAGCTGGCGGAACTGGGCGTCGACCAGTTCTCGCTGTACCTGATGCACGACGACCGCGAGGCGACGCTGGCGTCCTACGGTTCGCAGATCATCCCGAAGCTCACCGCGTAG
- a CDS encoding nitrilase-related carbon-nitrogen hydrolase, whose translation MIKAAVDHIATAASQGAQVVCLQELFYGPYFCQVQDTDYYSYTEGIPDGPTTKLMQEVAERHGVVLVVPMYEVEQPGVYYNTAAVIDADGTYLGKHRKNHIPQVKGFWEKFYFRPGNLGYPVFDTAVGRIGVYICYERHFPEGWRALGLAGAKIVFNPSATSRGLSQYLWRLEQPAAAVANEYFVGAINRVGKEPLGDNDFYGQTYFADPRGQLIGDAASDTEDEVVVRDLDMAQLDEVRDLWAFYRDRRPDTYGPLTEA comes from the coding sequence ATGATCAAGGCGGCGGTCGACCACATCGCCACCGCCGCCTCGCAGGGCGCCCAGGTCGTCTGCCTCCAGGAACTGTTCTACGGGCCGTACTTCTGCCAGGTGCAGGACACCGACTACTACTCCTACACCGAGGGCATCCCGGACGGCCCGACGACCAAGCTCATGCAGGAGGTGGCCGAGCGCCACGGCGTCGTGCTGGTCGTGCCGATGTACGAGGTCGAGCAGCCCGGCGTGTACTACAACACCGCCGCGGTGATCGACGCCGACGGCACGTACCTCGGCAAGCACCGCAAGAACCACATCCCGCAGGTCAAGGGCTTCTGGGAGAAGTTCTACTTCCGGCCCGGCAACCTGGGTTACCCGGTGTTCGACACCGCCGTGGGCCGCATCGGCGTCTACATCTGCTACGAGCGGCACTTCCCCGAAGGCTGGCGCGCGCTGGGCCTGGCCGGGGCGAAGATCGTGTTCAACCCGTCGGCGACCAGCCGCGGCCTGTCGCAGTACCTGTGGCGGCTCGAGCAGCCGGCGGCCGCGGTGGCGAACGAGTACTTCGTCGGCGCGATCAACCGCGTCGGCAAGGAACCGCTGGGCGACAACGACTTCTACGGCCAGACCTACTTCGCCGACCCGCGCGGCCAGCTGATCGGCGACGCCGCGTCGGACACCGAGGACGAGGTCGTTGTGCGCGACCTCGACATGGCGCAGCTCGACGAGGTCCGGGACCTGTGGGCGTTCTACCGCGACCGCCGCCCGGACACCTACGGCCCCCTCACGGAGGCCTGA
- a CDS encoding alpha/beta hydrolase translates to MNSPKLRAALVLGAAASVVALSAPAATASPTGIVWESACATGYQCGHLDVPLSYQDSSAGTVSIAVGRLPATDQAHKLGTIFYNPGGPGSSGRFAPALTPFLHERYDIVGFDPRGVGASSKIHCFTDPSQLEVLQRALGTFPLTRAAEQRQIADTRTVTDLCEQNAGPLASHLSTGTIARDLDRLRAALGEPKLRYYGKSYGTYLGETYANLFPGRVGSLALDAVDDPVRWATGTGPMSYRLRGYEDGPRALQSFSDACGTRCAFDYDAILDRLESGPITVTDTSGKQTSVTYQSAIARIHNYLTDAQAAPQLAAFLTALADPASRAPASAGGPPDIDSLLGGGATLCSDAANPRDPAVWWDYAQRADQVGRGFGPYDVYKTLPCATWEVSDTGRYTGPWNRPTAPVLLLANRQGDLETPYAGARRTEKLLGNARLLTLDAYGHGARGKSACADAWLDRYFGTGAVPAPGTVCAPDRGPFD, encoded by the coding sequence ATGAATTCTCCGAAACTCCGTGCTGCGCTGGTGCTGGGGGCCGCCGCGAGCGTGGTCGCCTTGAGCGCGCCCGCGGCCACGGCGAGCCCCACCGGAATCGTGTGGGAATCCGCGTGCGCCACCGGGTACCAGTGCGGCCACCTCGACGTCCCCCTGTCCTACCAGGACTCATCGGCCGGCACCGTGTCGATCGCCGTCGGCCGGTTGCCCGCCACCGACCAGGCCCACAAGCTGGGCACGATCTTCTACAACCCGGGCGGGCCCGGCTCGTCCGGCCGCTTCGCGCCTGCCCTGACGCCGTTCCTGCACGAGCGCTACGACATCGTGGGGTTCGACCCGCGCGGAGTCGGGGCCAGCTCGAAGATCCACTGCTTCACCGACCCTTCGCAGCTCGAGGTGCTCCAGCGGGCGCTCGGCACGTTCCCGCTCACCCGGGCCGCCGAGCAGCGGCAGATCGCGGACACCCGAACGGTCACCGACCTCTGCGAGCAGAACGCGGGTCCGCTGGCGAGTCACCTCTCCACCGGCACGATCGCGCGCGACCTGGACCGGCTGCGAGCGGCGTTAGGCGAGCCGAAGCTGCGGTACTACGGGAAGTCCTACGGCACCTACCTCGGCGAGACGTACGCCAACCTGTTCCCCGGCCGGGTGGGTTCCCTGGCGCTCGACGCGGTCGACGACCCGGTGCGCTGGGCGACCGGAACCGGACCGATGAGCTACCGGCTGCGCGGCTACGAGGACGGACCTCGCGCTCTCCAATCCTTTTCGGACGCCTGCGGGACGCGCTGCGCGTTCGACTACGACGCGATCCTGGATCGGCTGGAGTCGGGCCCGATCACGGTGACCGACACTTCGGGCAAGCAGACCAGCGTCACCTACCAGAGCGCGATCGCGCGGATCCACAACTACCTGACCGACGCGCAAGCCGCCCCGCAACTGGCCGCCTTCCTGACCGCGTTGGCCGATCCGGCGTCGCGCGCACCGGCGTCCGCGGGCGGCCCGCCGGACATCGACTCCCTGCTGGGCGGCGGCGCGACGCTGTGTTCGGACGCGGCGAACCCGCGCGATCCGGCCGTGTGGTGGGACTACGCGCAGCGCGCCGACCAGGTCGGCCGCGGCTTCGGCCCGTACGACGTCTACAAGACACTCCCCTGCGCCACGTGGGAGGTCTCGGACACCGGCCGGTACACCGGACCGTGGAACCGCCCGACCGCCCCGGTCCTGCTGCTCGCCAACCGCCAGGGCGACCTGGAAACGCCGTACGCCGGCGCCCGGCGGACCGAGAAGCTGCTCGGCAACGCGCGCCTGCTGACGCTCGACGCGTACGGCCACGGTGCGCGCGGCAAGAGCGCGTGCGCCGACGCCTGGCTCGACCGCTACTTCGGCACCGGCGCGGTGCCGGCCCCGGGCACGGTCTGCGCGCCGGACCGCGGTCCCTTCGACTGA
- the hydA gene encoding dihydropyrimidinase has protein sequence MTTLIKGGQVVSPSGALTADVLVDGETIAAVGAPGTLAGDETIDATGKYVLPGGIDAHTHMEMPFGGTHSVDTFATGTTAAAWGGTTTIIDFAVQAKGTSLLSTLDKWHAKADGNCAIDYGFHMIVSDVNDQSLKEMEACVDGGVGSFKMFMAYPGVFYSTDGEILLAMQKAREIGATIMMHAENGIAIDQLAAQAFEAGHIDPVQHGLTRPPELEGEATSRAIQLAKVTGSPLYIVHLSASQALAAVAEARNEGQNVFAETCPQYLYLSIEDLAKPDFEGAKYVASPPLREKSHQADLWRGLRTNDLSVVSTDHCPFCFKDQKELGRGDFRAIPNGMPGVEHRMDLLHQGVVAGELTLGRWVETCSATPARMFGLYPRKGVIAAGSDADIVIYDPAATQTLSAETHHMNVDYSAYEGFELTGRVHTVLSRGRVVVSPEGFTGSTSHGKFLSRSLNQYLN, from the coding sequence ATGACCACGCTCATCAAGGGTGGCCAGGTCGTTTCGCCCTCCGGCGCGCTGACCGCGGACGTCCTCGTCGACGGCGAGACCATCGCCGCCGTCGGGGCGCCCGGGACGCTGGCCGGCGACGAGACGATCGACGCCACCGGCAAGTACGTGCTGCCCGGCGGGATCGACGCGCACACGCACATGGAGATGCCGTTCGGCGGCACGCACTCGGTCGACACGTTCGCGACCGGCACCACCGCGGCCGCGTGGGGCGGCACGACGACGATCATCGACTTCGCCGTGCAGGCCAAGGGCACGTCGCTGCTGTCCACACTGGACAAGTGGCACGCGAAGGCCGACGGCAACTGCGCGATCGACTACGGCTTTCACATGATCGTCAGCGACGTCAACGACCAGTCGCTGAAGGAGATGGAAGCCTGCGTCGACGGCGGGGTCGGCAGCTTCAAGATGTTCATGGCCTACCCGGGGGTGTTCTACTCCACGGACGGCGAAATCCTGCTGGCCATGCAGAAGGCGCGTGAGATCGGCGCCACGATCATGATGCACGCGGAAAACGGCATCGCGATCGACCAGCTGGCGGCGCAGGCCTTCGAGGCCGGCCACATCGACCCGGTGCAGCACGGCTTGACGCGCCCGCCGGAGCTGGAGGGCGAGGCGACGTCGCGGGCGATCCAGCTCGCGAAGGTCACCGGCTCGCCGTTGTACATCGTGCACCTGTCGGCGTCGCAAGCGCTCGCGGCGGTCGCGGAAGCGCGCAACGAGGGCCAGAACGTCTTCGCCGAGACGTGCCCGCAGTACCTCTACCTGTCCATCGAGGACCTGGCCAAGCCGGACTTCGAGGGCGCGAAGTACGTCGCGTCGCCGCCTCTGCGGGAGAAGTCGCACCAGGCCGACCTGTGGCGCGGGCTGCGGACCAACGACCTGTCCGTGGTGTCGACCGACCACTGCCCGTTCTGCTTCAAGGACCAGAAGGAGCTGGGCCGCGGGGACTTCCGGGCCATCCCGAACGGCATGCCCGGCGTCGAGCACCGGATGGACCTGCTGCACCAGGGCGTCGTCGCCGGTGAGCTGACGCTCGGGCGCTGGGTCGAGACGTGCTCGGCGACGCCGGCGCGGATGTTCGGGCTGTACCCGCGCAAGGGCGTCATAGCGGCGGGTTCGGACGCGGACATCGTGATCTACGACCCCGCCGCCACGCAGACGTTGTCCGCGGAGACGCACCACATGAACGTGGACTACTCGGCGTACGAAGGGTTCGAGCTCACCGGACGCGTGCACACCGTGCTGTCCCGCGGGCGCGTCGTCGTGTCGCCGGAGGGGTTCACGGGGTCGACGTCGCACGGCAAGTTCCTGTCCCGCTCGCTGAATCAATATCTGAACTGA
- a CDS encoding PLP-dependent aminotransferase family protein — MPATVGPPIQDSPRIVLPTIRRGRVPKYKGVVDALAEQIRDGHLPAGTKLPTHRRLAADQGIAVVTASRVYAELEAMGLVSCEQGRGTFVRDPATGEAADERSVAADALDLSFNHPAVPGQADLLRQALRDLATAGDLDALLRYQPHRGRAHDRAAVARHLRRRGLDAGRERVLIVDGAQHGLAVTAMTLFRPGDVVAVDALTYPGFRMLARTLGLEPAPLPVTAAGPDLDVLDRLCRRRRVRAVYAMPTLHNPLGWVLDDARRARLVAIARAHGLTIIEDASYAYLAEDAPPPLAALAPEATVYVSGLSKNVATGLRFGFVAAPDALVPSFERAIRATTWNTPALTAEIARRWLEDGTVDRLEGRKRADARQRQAVAAEVLDGLPLIAHPSSYFLWLPLAPDSRPDRIAAALARRRVAVATAEPFATTPAVPQALRLALGSVGLAQLRAALEAVRQEAEHDAYR; from the coding sequence ATGCCCGCCACGGTAGGACCGCCGATCCAGGACAGTCCAAGAATTGTCCTGCCTACAATCCGGAGGGGGCGCGTACCGAAGTACAAAGGCGTCGTCGACGCCCTCGCCGAGCAGATCCGGGACGGACACCTGCCCGCCGGGACGAAGCTGCCCACGCACCGGCGCCTGGCCGCCGATCAGGGCATCGCCGTCGTCACCGCGTCCCGGGTGTACGCCGAGCTCGAAGCGATGGGACTCGTGAGCTGCGAGCAGGGGCGGGGCACCTTCGTCCGCGATCCCGCCACCGGCGAGGCCGCCGACGAGCGGTCCGTCGCCGCCGATGCGCTCGACCTCAGCTTCAACCACCCCGCCGTGCCCGGGCAGGCCGATCTGCTGCGCCAGGCCCTGCGGGACCTCGCCACCGCCGGCGACCTCGACGCGCTGCTGCGCTACCAGCCCCACCGCGGGCGGGCCCACGACCGCGCCGCCGTCGCGCGGCACCTGCGGCGGCGGGGGCTCGACGCCGGCCGGGAGCGCGTGCTGATCGTCGACGGCGCTCAGCACGGGCTCGCGGTCACGGCCATGACCCTGTTCCGGCCCGGTGACGTCGTCGCGGTCGACGCCCTCACCTACCCCGGGTTCCGGATGCTCGCGCGCACGCTCGGGCTGGAACCGGCGCCGCTGCCGGTGACCGCGGCCGGGCCCGACCTCGACGTCCTCGACCGGCTGTGCCGCCGTCGCCGGGTCCGCGCGGTGTACGCGATGCCGACCCTGCACAACCCGCTGGGCTGGGTGCTCGACGACGCCCGCCGCGCGCGGCTCGTCGCCATCGCCCGCGCGCACGGGCTGACGATCATCGAGGACGCTTCCTACGCCTACCTCGCCGAGGACGCGCCACCGCCGCTCGCGGCGCTGGCGCCCGAAGCCACCGTGTACGTGTCCGGGCTGTCGAAGAACGTCGCCACCGGGCTGCGGTTCGGGTTCGTCGCCGCGCCGGACGCGCTCGTGCCCTCATTCGAACGCGCGATCCGGGCCACGACGTGGAACACGCCCGCGCTGACCGCCGAGATCGCCCGCCGCTGGCTCGAGGACGGCACCGTCGACCGCCTCGAAGGGCGGAAACGCGCGGACGCCCGGCAGCGGCAGGCCGTCGCCGCCGAGGTGCTCGACGGGCTTCCCCTGATCGCGCACCCCTCGTCGTACTTCCTGTGGCTGCCGCTGGCCCCCGATTCGCGCCCGGACCGGATCGCCGCGGCCTTGGCGCGGCGGCGGGTCGCGGTCGCCACCGCCGAGCCGTTCGCGACGACGCCCGCCGTGCCCCAGGCGCTCCGGCTGGCGCTCGGCTCCGTCGGGCTCGCGCAGCTGCGCGCCGCGCTGGAAGCCGTCCGGCAGGAGGCCGAGCACGACGCGTACCGCTGA
- a CDS encoding styrene monooxygenase/indole monooxygenase family protein: protein MRRIGIVGAGQAGLVLAIGLRQRGYDVTVFAERPADEVRAGRLVSNQCLFAPALQRERELGINFWDAEAPPIREVSFAAAGVETEPAMSWRVGLDRPAQSVDQRVKVADWLAEFARLGGELRFRRVTPDALDECAREFELLIVAAGRGAQFDALFPRDDERSPYREPQRAIGILYVAGELDAVPGLTFGMSPVGEFFLLPVLSVRGPVHGIGFFGVPGGPMDVWDEVADVEQHYETARKLLRAHYPWQAALLDDARPAAPVDLLHGRITPVVRHPVGTLPSGAKVLAMGDTAVTNDPVGGQGANMAARAARAYQEAIVEQADRPFDEEFMHDAFARYWRHARHATRFNNDLLAPPADHVLATLDTAQRVPEVAHRFAHLFENPADYEGWLGDPEAAMAYLQSKGPRSGAQTVPGAGTAPVPK, encoded by the coding sequence ATGCGGCGGATCGGGATCGTCGGAGCGGGGCAAGCGGGATTGGTCCTTGCCATCGGGCTGCGGCAGCGGGGCTACGACGTCACGGTGTTCGCCGAGCGGCCCGCGGACGAAGTGCGGGCCGGCCGGCTCGTCTCCAACCAGTGCCTGTTCGCGCCCGCGCTCCAGCGGGAACGCGAGCTCGGCATCAACTTCTGGGACGCCGAAGCGCCGCCGATCCGGGAAGTCTCCTTCGCCGCCGCGGGGGTGGAAACCGAACCCGCGATGTCCTGGCGCGTGGGGCTCGACCGGCCCGCGCAGTCGGTCGACCAGCGCGTCAAGGTCGCGGACTGGCTGGCGGAGTTCGCGCGCCTCGGTGGCGAGCTGCGGTTCCGCCGGGTCACCCCGGACGCGCTGGACGAGTGCGCGCGCGAGTTCGAGCTGCTCATCGTGGCGGCCGGGCGCGGCGCGCAGTTCGACGCGCTCTTCCCGCGCGACGACGAGCGGTCGCCCTACCGCGAGCCGCAGCGGGCGATCGGGATCCTTTACGTCGCCGGGGAACTCGACGCGGTGCCCGGTCTGACGTTCGGGATGTCCCCGGTCGGCGAGTTCTTCCTGCTGCCCGTGCTGTCGGTGCGCGGGCCCGTGCACGGCATCGGCTTCTTCGGCGTGCCCGGCGGCCCGATGGACGTCTGGGACGAGGTCGCCGACGTCGAGCAGCACTACGAGACCGCGCGGAAGCTGCTGCGCGCGCACTACCCGTGGCAAGCCGCCCTGCTCGACGACGCCCGGCCGGCGGCGCCCGTCGACCTGCTGCACGGCCGGATCACGCCGGTGGTCCGGCACCCGGTGGGCACCCTGCCGTCCGGGGCGAAGGTCCTCGCGATGGGCGACACCGCGGTGACCAACGATCCGGTCGGCGGCCAGGGCGCCAACATGGCCGCCCGCGCGGCCCGGGCGTACCAGGAGGCCATCGTCGAGCAGGCGGACCGGCCGTTCGACGAAGAGTTCATGCACGACGCCTTCGCCCGTTACTGGCGGCACGCCCGGCACGCGACGCGCTTCAACAACGACCTCCTGGCCCCGCCGGCGGACCACGTCCTGGCCACTTTGGACACCGCGCAGCGCGTTCCCGAAGTGGCGCACCGGTTCGCGCACCTCTTCGAGAACCCGGCCGACTACGAAGGCTGGCTCGGGGATCCCGAAGCGGCGATGGCGTACCTTCAGTCGAAGGGACCGCGGTCCGGCGCGCAGACCGTGCCCGGGGCCGGCACCGCGCCGGTGCCGAAGTAG
- a CDS encoding DJ-1/PfpI family protein → MHTAILTFDGYNELDSLIALGVLNRAGSRVSIASPTPEVTSMNGVRLYAMTDLEQARTADAVIIGSGVRTREVVEDAAIMGVLSRLDPARQLLAAQCSGTLVLAKLGLLGGVPACTDLTSKPWVVAAGVEVLDQPFFARGNIATAGGCLASAYLATWVIARLHGVAAAESAMHYVAPVGEKEEYVARAMGNVTPYLEPALR, encoded by the coding sequence ATGCACACCGCGATCCTGACCTTCGACGGCTACAACGAACTCGACTCCCTGATCGCACTGGGCGTCCTCAACCGCGCGGGTTCGCGGGTGTCGATCGCCAGCCCGACCCCCGAAGTGACTTCGATGAACGGCGTGCGCCTGTACGCGATGACCGACCTCGAGCAGGCCCGCACCGCCGACGCGGTCATCATCGGGAGCGGCGTGCGCACTCGCGAGGTGGTGGAGGACGCGGCGATCATGGGGGTGTTGAGCCGCCTCGACCCGGCCCGCCAGCTCCTGGCGGCACAGTGTTCGGGAACGTTGGTGCTGGCGAAGCTGGGCCTGCTCGGCGGAGTGCCGGCGTGCACGGACCTCACATCGAAGCCGTGGGTGGTCGCGGCGGGCGTCGAGGTCCTGGACCAGCCGTTCTTCGCGCGCGGCAACATCGCAACGGCGGGCGGGTGCCTGGCTTCGGCGTACTTGGCGACGTGGGTGATCGCGCGGCTGCATGGGGTGGCGGCTGCGGAGAGCGCGATGCACTACGTCGCACCGGTCGGGGAGAAGGAGGAGTACGTCGCGCGGGCGATGGGCAATGTGACGCCGTACTTGGAGCCTGCGCTGAGGTAG
- a CDS encoding NCS1 family nucleobase:cation symporter-1, translating to MAPTPADQRVHDDGRVELDPAGVGSLEGSRFFNEELAPVPVEKRTWTTYNYFALWMGMAHNIPSYALAASLIALGMNWVQALITITIGNLIVLVPMLLNSHAGTKYGIPFPVFARAFYGLRGANLAALLRAFIACGWFGIQTWVGGEAIYVILGRLLGSWWRDAPVIAGQHWTLWLSFVVFWIGQMLIIWRGMEAVRRFENWTAPLVSVGFLIMLGYVLVKAGGLGPILSDGGKLGWGPDFWKVFAPSLMAMIAFWSTLSLNMPDFTRFGGSQRKQVRGQILGLPTTMTFIAIVAILTTSGGHVLYGEDIWDPAQLADKFTSPVVVVVALVALVLATISANLAANVVSPSYDFSNAFPKKITFAVGGGITGVIGILIQPWRLYSDPNIYIFAWLGFYGGLLGAVAGVLVAGYWVIARTKLKLKDLYTPDGVYWFSGGWNWRALVATLVGAVLAVGGAYGGPFPDAGLIPFLKPLYDYNWVVGFVGAFVVFAALSTSTTKEEASERRPSRFDPAAVDG from the coding sequence ATGGCGCCGACACCCGCAGACCAGCGCGTGCACGACGACGGCCGGGTCGAGCTCGACCCCGCCGGCGTCGGGTCTCTCGAAGGCAGCCGGTTCTTCAACGAGGAGCTGGCCCCCGTCCCCGTCGAAAAACGGACCTGGACCACCTACAACTACTTCGCGCTCTGGATGGGGATGGCGCACAACATCCCCAGCTACGCCTTGGCCGCGTCGCTCATCGCCCTGGGCATGAACTGGGTGCAGGCGCTGATCACGATCACCATCGGCAACCTGATCGTCCTCGTGCCGATGCTGCTCAACAGCCACGCCGGCACGAAGTACGGCATCCCGTTCCCGGTGTTCGCCCGCGCGTTCTACGGCCTGCGCGGCGCCAACCTGGCCGCGCTGCTGCGCGCGTTCATCGCGTGCGGCTGGTTCGGCATCCAGACGTGGGTCGGCGGCGAGGCCATCTACGTCATCCTCGGGCGCCTGCTCGGCTCGTGGTGGCGGGACGCGCCGGTGATCGCCGGCCAGCACTGGACGCTGTGGCTGTCCTTCGTGGTCTTCTGGATCGGCCAGATGCTGATCATCTGGCGCGGCATGGAGGCGGTCCGCCGGTTCGAGAACTGGACGGCGCCGCTCGTGTCGGTCGGCTTCCTGATCATGCTGGGCTACGTGCTGGTCAAGGCGGGCGGCCTCGGCCCGATCCTGTCCGACGGCGGCAAGCTCGGCTGGGGCCCGGACTTCTGGAAGGTGTTCGCGCCGTCGCTGATGGCGATGATCGCGTTCTGGTCGACGCTGTCGCTGAACATGCCGGACTTCACCCGTTTCGGCGGCAGCCAGCGCAAGCAGGTCCGCGGGCAGATCCTCGGCCTGCCCACCACGATGACGTTCATCGCGATCGTGGCCATCCTGACCACGTCGGGCGGGCACGTGCTCTACGGCGAGGACATCTGGGACCCGGCCCAGCTGGCGGACAAGTTCACCAGCCCGGTCGTGGTCGTCGTCGCGCTGGTCGCGCTGGTGCTCGCCACCATCTCGGCGAACCTCGCGGCCAACGTCGTCAGCCCGTCCTACGACTTCTCGAACGCGTTCCCGAAGAAGATCACGTTCGCGGTCGGCGGCGGCATCACCGGCGTCATCGGCATCCTGATCCAGCCGTGGCGGCTCTACTCCGACCCGAACATCTACATCTTCGCCTGGCTCGGCTTCTACGGCGGCCTGCTCGGCGCGGTGGCGGGGGTGCTCGTCGCGGGCTACTGGGTGATCGCCCGCACCAAGCTCAAGCTGAAGGACCTCTACACACCCGATGGGGTGTATTGGTTCAGCGGCGGCTGGAACTGGCGCGCGCTGGTCGCCACGCTGGTGGGGGCCGTCCTCGCGGTGGGCGGCGCGTACGGCGGGCCGTTCCCCGACGCCGGTCTCATCCCGTTCCTCAAGCCGCTTTACGACTACAACTGGGTGGTCGGCTTCGTCGGCGCGTTCGTCGTCTTCGCCGCCCTGTCCACGTCCACAACCAAGGAGGAAGCAAGTGAGCGTCGTCCGAGCCGGTTTGATCCAGCAGCGGTGGACGGGTGA